In Methanomicrobiales archaeon, a genomic segment contains:
- a CDS encoding dihydroorotate dehydrogenase electron transfer subunit codes for MPDALPRAVTIRGIVKETPTIRSLFFEESFPFSPGQFVMVWVPGVDEIPMALSSAISISVQRVGDATAALFGLSEGGRIGIRGPFGNGFSVHGRTLAVAGGIGAAPLVPLAAEGKVETFLLGAKTWKEVPFTEALRRCTDLRIATDDGTLGHHGFVTDLLDAVRFREFDHVCVCGPEAMMRTVLKRLQDAGIADRGQFSLHRYMKCGVGVCGSCCIDPDGLRVCRDGPVFPGDRLLESEFGRYARDGSGRKVYI; via the coding sequence ATGCCTGATGCGTTGCCGCGGGCGGTGACCATCCGGGGAATCGTGAAGGAGACGCCCACGATCCGGAGTCTCTTCTTCGAAGAGTCGTTTCCGTTCTCGCCCGGGCAGTTCGTGATGGTCTGGGTGCCGGGTGTGGACGAGATCCCCATGGCGCTCTCCTCCGCGATCTCCATTTCGGTGCAGAGGGTGGGGGATGCCACCGCAGCCCTGTTCGGGCTCTCAGAGGGCGGCCGGATCGGAATCCGCGGGCCATTCGGGAACGGTTTCTCCGTTCACGGGCGGACGCTCGCTGTCGCCGGGGGGATCGGGGCAGCCCCCCTGGTCCCTCTCGCTGCCGAAGGGAAGGTGGAGACGTTCCTCCTCGGGGCGAAGACCTGGAAGGAGGTCCCCTTCACCGAGGCGCTTCGCCGCTGCACGGATCTCCGGATCGCGACGGACGATGGAACGCTGGGGCACCACGGTTTCGTGACCGATCTCCTGGATGCCGTTCGATTCCGGGAGTTCGACCATGTCTGTGTCTGCGGTCCCGAGGCGATGATGCGGACGGTGCTGAAACGCCTCCAGGATGCGGGGATCGCCGATCGGGGCCAGTTCAGCCTGCATCGGTACATGAAATGCGGGGTGGGCGTCTGCGGCTCCTGCTGCATCGACCCGGACGGGCTGCGCGTCTGCCGCGACGGCCCGGTCTTTCCCGGAGATCGCCTGCTCGAGAGCGAGTTCGGACGGTACGCCAGAGATGGCAGCGGGCGGAAGGTATACATCTGA